The Macadamia integrifolia cultivar HAES 741 unplaced genomic scaffold, SCU_Mint_v3 scaffold3029, whole genome shotgun sequence DNA window CTCTAACCCAGCCCACAATGTTGAAAGGACTTAATATTTAATGGGGTCTGGCCTGGATTACCACATCAGCTGATAGGAGGAAATCATACATACGAGTGATAATAATTAAGCTCGCGAGAAAGTAACCAATTCTTGATTTCTCTCCTCGcgcccaaataaaataactcttGGAATATATTTAGCTTGACAGTGTAGTAATTGGTTGGAAAGTCaatttcataaatttttatGGAAGAAAGACCGCTACCTGCTTGTGTGTTTATGTCTAGCTATAGCAATTGTAAAAAGATCGCACTGCCCTGTATTGAAGATGCTTCCCGTATGCTTTTCTTTTGACTCGCGCACTGGCATGTACTTGCGCTAGCATGATACCATTCTATTGTCCAATTTTAACCATATCCTTTATTGTGTGCAACAGTCTCCAGAAATGACGTTTTGCAGCTACTACAGAAACAGTTTCTGTAGAAGGAAGATGTATAGGTTATGGTTTTGTAATTCCTTGATCACAATAGGGGAAACTCGGGTTATTTCAGCCATGGATGTAGCTTATCTGGGGTGAACCATATAAATCATTGTGTTTTGTGATCATACCGAAGATGTGGATAGGTAGtctagtgttattttttattcttttattgacTTCAGGTTCTTAGCGTATCTGGCCATTAAATGTATTGTGTacttcttttttaataataaaaaaaaacacttgattCCTAGCAAAAAAATTGTGTTATGTGTATcatatctttttcattttcattttctttttctttttctttttctttttctttttctttttctttggctaATCGTTGTCCTGTTGCGCTATTAATTATTCCTAACACAACCAACGCATGAAATTAGAGCGCCAAAGGAACAGTTGTGTTCCaaaacttgtgcagccattaaAGGCTTCCctgcttgaatttttttaaattgatagCATAaactttattattaaaaaataaataaataaaaaggggaaaaaaaggctTGGAACGAGATTTGGGTTCAAAATCAAATAGTATCAACATTCATTTGGATTTTCTCTTCGAAATTAGGAGTCAAAATTAACTAATTAGGGCAGGAGCCGCAGGACATGCCGGCTCGTAGAGTTCCTAATGTGACCTAACCTCTTCTCTAACCTTACTCATATTAGGCCCATTTATCAACCTTCTTATGGCAAACAAAGAGAATCTAAACCAGTGTAATTCAACCTCAGTCTTGCAAGGGAGGCCCGTAATGCATAGACCAGAGAAGTCTAAATAATTcctttctaataaaaaaaaattaatatttgaaTCTTTTTCCTCAAAATCTATGGTACCAAGGTACCTACAAATACCTCAAAAGCTAGTCTTTAGGTAGAAGGTACCCAAGTACCTATAAATATCTCTACTTTGGGCTACCCGCTACAAATATGGCATTATTACTTCTACCATCCACATGGAACCCTAACacaacaaaccaaaatcaaattccaatacCACTCTGATTTATTAATGGCACTCATTTTAATTCAGTTAATCGGTCACCCAATGACAAGTGCAAAGTTTTCGACATGATGAAAAGATTATTTTAGAAGGGGATCTCAATGGACATTTTGGGAAGGATCAACGAGGTTATAAGATGTACATGGAGGATTTAGTGTTGGGGAAAGGAACGAGGAGGGGATTTCAATTTTAGACTTTGCGGTAGCCTATGATCTACCTATTTTGAATACTTTTTTTGAAAAGCAAGAGGAACACCTTATTATCTATAGAAGTGGAGTTCTTTCCAGTCAAATTGACCTCTTTCTTACTAGGAGGGCCGATAAATTGCTGTGTAAAGATTGCAAGGTTATCTCAAGGGAGAGCTTAACATCACAACATAGATTGGTGGTCTTGGATATGCAGTTCTGCTCTCAGATTCGTAAATCAAGGAATCTGGTTTGCCCTAAGATTAGATGGTGGAGACTAAAAGAAGGCGTACATGATACTTTTACTGATAAAGTGGTCAAACATAGTAAGTGTGATAGTGAAAGAGACTCCAATGTGATGTGGTCCAAAATGACAACCTGTATTAAGAATGTAGCTAAAGAGGTCCTAGGGGAATCGAGAGGCACTAGGCATGACCTTAAAAagacttggtggtggggggAGGAGATCCAAAAATCCATCAAGCATAAGAAGGTCTGCTTTAAGACTTGGCAAAGAattaaggaagatgaagatagaAATAAATATTACTCTTCCAGAAAAGAAGCTAGAATATTGGTGAAAAAAGCAAAGACGAAGAAATATGATGAGTTCTACAGTAACCTGAATACCAAAGCTGGGGGAAAGGCTATATATAAGTTAGCAAAGTTGAGGGACATGAAAAACAAAGATCTAGAACATGTCAGGTGTATCAAGGATGAAGGTGGTAGAATGCTTGTTAAGGATGTAGACATCATGACAAGATGGAGCGATTATTTTTCCAAGCTTTTAAATGGGGATAACCTGAGTGGATCTTACCCTATTGAGTGCCCTTCTCATCGAGACAACACTAGACATAGATATGTAAGAAGGATTGGAGTTTCGGAGGTTAAGGAGGCCTTAACAAAGATGAAGTCTGGAAAGACTGCAAGCCCAGACGACGTCCCTATAGAAATTTGGAAGAGCTTAGGGCTCAGTGGTGTACCTTGGTTAACTAATctttttaacaagattatgagtaCAAGGAAGATGCCTGATGAATGGAGAAGAAGTTTTGTAAACCCCATTTATAAGAATAAATGAGACATCTAGgattgcaataactatagaggtatAAAATTTATGAGCCACCCAATGAAGCTTTGGGAGAAAGTTATTGAAATGCACTTGAAAAGAGAATCAGGAATCTCGaataaccaatttggttttatgctagggAGATCTTCAACTAAAGCTTTATACCTCCTTAAAAGACTCATGGAAACCTTTAGAGCTGGTAAGAAGGACTTCcacatggtctttattgacttggAAAAAGCCTACAAAAGAGTTCCTAGAGATTTAATATGGCATGTCCTAGATAAGAGAATGGTGTCGAGCAAATATGCATAAAtaattaagggtaatttacaatgccaccccttggagaatgtcaATATTATAGGGACAACCTCTCTTTTTCACCAagttagactcagaccccctaccacCAGTCaatgttacagaatataccaagaatgctgacatcagcagttcatttttttttctaaatgccaTTTTGCTCTTAAAAATAAGGGAGTACCGAAATTACCCTCATTAGTTTTAGTCCCCAAATCGATTGAACAATAAAACCTACACTATTCACTTCATAACGGGTCATGTGAGTTAGTCCCactgagttggagaagaagatcctTCAGTGCTTTTCAGATCGACAGCTGCAACCCCCTTCCGGCGACATCAACTGTTGGTTCTGTCTATGATATTCATTTACAGTCTAAAGTTCCAATTTTTAACCAGTGCCAGATCTCGTTCCTCCTGATGACAGGCAATCCCCTCTATCCTAACCCAAATGTACAGTAAAAGTAATAACAAAAGAGATGGAGGAGACCTAAATTGAGCTCCAGCAAGCAAAGAAGGATTACCTTCTCTGCTTTGTGATGTACTTAACCTCATAAATCTCTCCATCTTGGATTGGACACAGTCAACCTTGGCAACGGAGGGAACTGCGGAAATATTAATTGCCCTGAAGTCGGGGAGAACAAAAACATTGGCGAAAGCAAAGGATATGGCGACCTAAAGAGATTAAAACTAGGTCCTTAAAACTATGGGAAAATGTAATAGAATTCTGTGAATGAAACCTAAAGCGGGAGAATACCCAATCACTACAACTCCCAAAGAGTTCCTAATTTCACCGACTTCTCATTCAAATTTGTTGGTTGTTGCTGCCTATGACAAGATATAATTGATGAATTTTGAATGGAAATAGATTTATGGTAATTGAGAAATAATGATTTGAGGGACCATATCAttcttttcaaagaaaaagagagaatttagATCAATGTTTATGCTAGTATTGCAAGGAATGAAACCCAAAGAATTAGGAGCTTGACAAAAAATCAGCACTTGACCTGATTGAATAAGATATCCTGAGAATTGAAGTTCATTTCAGGAAAttgaaataagaataaaatcCACCTAATCAGATAGCACAAAtctattgtgcacattgacttggaTGGACCTTCACTGGTATTCTGGTCCAAAGGTTGCTTTATTCTTTTCTAACAGCCTTGGTGATGGTCCAGGCTGGTTCAGGGAAGTGGGGAATGGGGAATGTTGTTTAGTACTAGTATGGTCATACCCATTGATTGGGACAGTCCACAGTTTCACCAGATGTATTATAGGAACCCTGGTGAAACTCATCTGAATCTCAAGTTGTAGGTAGGAAGTTGAGATTCAATAAGTGCAAAACTACTTCCAAAATATATGAATTAATAAAATTGAGTAGCAAAACAATGTCACCAAAATAGAGAACTAGAGAACAATTAAGGAGAAATTTGATAACTTGTAACAGAGTGACAACCGACGACCTAAGAtgaaaaatagaggaaaaaaaaaacataacaagCCTTCTCGCTAGGGACCTAAGATGGCAGTAATGGGAAGTGCACCACTCGCCCACGACGGAATGAGCATAACTCGCCGGCAGCAGGAATATCAACTCAACTGAATCTTGTCAGACTCACAGGTTGCAGgtaaggaaagaaggaaagaatgagagaaagtgATAAAAGAGATAAGGGTGAATGGAGAGGTAGTTTTGGTATAATATAATACAGGTGTTatactcataagggctaaagtaTCATTTCATAGCATTACTTCACAGAGACTGATGGCAGGGGGTCcaagtataatttggtgaaagagagggggtatcCCTATAAaattggcattctctaggggtggcgttgtaaattacccaataattaaagatatgtatgatgacGTGGTAACAAGTGTGAGCACCAAGAGCGGCCGAGGTTGCGAGTTCCCTATTTCtattgggttacaccaagggTTCGctctaagcccttatttgttcgCTCTTGTTCTAGATGAGTTGACAAAAAATATACAAGGTGAcgtcccttggtgtatgctttttacgaatgatattgttttattggATGACACAAAATCAGGACTCAATGCTAAACTAGAGCGATGGAGAGCTGCCTTGGAAACAAGTGGCCTTCAGATAAGTAGATCGAAGATTGAATatgtgatgtgtaactttagccactctACGAGAGATAATGACAAGGTGAATATAGAAGGAAGAGAGGTTAAGTAAAGTAACTATTTCAAATATTTGGGATCTATCATTAATAAAGAAggcgatatagaggatgatgtttcacgtaggattaaagtgggatggacgaAGTGGAGGAGTGCGTCTGGAGTCTTGTGTGACAAACATGTACCGGTtaaacttaagggaaaattctatcgGACAGTTGTGCACCCCGCTATGATGTATGGGTCGGAATGTTGGGTTGTTAAGAAGCAGTATATTGATAAGCTAGGGGTAGCAGAAATGAGAatgctaagatggatgtgtAGGAAAACTATAACAGATAAGGTAAGGCATGAACAAATGAGAGTGGATCTGGGGGTTGCCCCAATTCTTGACAAGCTTCGAGaatgtcgtttgaggtggtttgGGCATGTTCAACGAAGGCCACCTGACCCACCGATAAGGAGGAGTGACTTGATTCAGAtagaaagattcaaaagagctagaggtaggccaaaaatgaccataggagaggttGTGAGGAAAGAGATGCACAAATTAGGTCTTATCCCAAGTTTGGTTCTGAATAGAGcggattggagggctaggatccaggTAGTGGACCCATTTTAGCTGTGTACTACTTTGTTAGTGATTACTATTTTGTCTCTTTTAATGccttcttattttctatttctgtggctttgtttggatccatgtagccgaccccattaagttatgacaaggctttgttgttgttgttgttgttgtttgttgttgatCACCCGATGACAATATaaattgataataaaaattatttaggTTGTGCTTGGTGTGCATTCTTAGGATGCATTCGCAAGTGTCAAAAATGCTATTTGGTATGCACTCACTCTGAATTCCTAGAATGGAATCAAGAATGCCCTTCATTTTGGGACATGCCGAAAGCCCCATTCCACATTCCCGTTCGAGCATGCACCACTCAATCCTCCTGTAGACCATCTTCTCCACTTACTTCGCCACCGCCGACAAAAGCATGTTCCTTAGGCCTTTCCTCTTGTAACACTCCCTCACAAAGCTGCCTTCTATGTAGAAACCAGGCTTGGCCAAGAAGGTCCAGTAGTTTGggaagaagagaacaaacccaacGACTACAACGCCCTCACCTGATCGGAATATAGATTATGTATTTCTAAGAAaagcaaaaaccaaaaaacatcAGAGGGTCGTCAAAAATGATTTGCCCAGAGTTGGATCTTAAGCTCACAACCTGAAGAACAGAACTCTTTTGTTTGG harbors:
- the LOC122067642 gene encoding uncharacterized protein LOC122067642; the encoded protein is MQFCSQIRKSRNLVCPKIRWWRLKEGVHDTFTDKVVKHSKCDSERDSNVMWSKMTTCIKNVAKEVLGESRGTRHDLKKTWWWGEEIQKSIKHKKVCFKTWQRIKEDEDRNKYYSSRKEARILVKKAKTKKYDEFYSNLNTKAGGKAIYKLAKLRDMKNKDLEHVRCIKDEGGRMLVKDVDIMTRWSDYFSKLLNGDNLSGSYPIECPSHRDNTRHRYVRRIGVSEVKEALTKMKSGKTASPDDVPIEIWKSLGLSGVPWLTNLFNKIMSTRKMPDEWRRSFVNPIYKNK